A region of Zeugodacus cucurbitae isolate PBARC_wt_2022May chromosome 5, idZeuCucr1.2, whole genome shotgun sequence DNA encodes the following proteins:
- the LOC105219252 gene encoding LOW QUALITY PROTEIN: histone deacetylase 8 (The sequence of the model RefSeq protein was modified relative to this genomic sequence to represent the inferred CDS: inserted 1 base in 1 codon), producing the protein MLQRKVIYVHNANLIQQADKNPAVRGRASLTHVLIASYGLLKHMXRLEPKICKYTDLRLFHNSDYVAQLSKKVAHSKPKTTAKTILNDTIEAEYDLSSDDDDKDCALDTTHTHIEYGLGFDCPSWRGMWEYACTVAGGTMSACAALCKYGSTNNGEQTIIINWTGGWHHAQRERAAGYCYVNDIVLGILVLRRHFKRVLYIDLDAHHGDGVQQAFEVTKRVFTFSLHRYECGYYPGTGGTDDCGFGDGKGYAANFPYCSGIGGKNYCKYFKRVLTKILQSYKPEVCVIQCGADAVVGDPLGGTNLTPADLIECVEFVLTSSLPTVLLGGGGYNFTNASRLWTQLTASCCAVQLSEDIPADNSDFLKYGPDYSVHVKASNFMKDNNSAEYLEMCANTIEDNLGKYNVNAV; encoded by the exons ATGTTACAAAGAAAAGTAATTTATGTGCATAATGCGAATTTAATACAACAGGCTGACAAGAACCCTGCCGTACGGGGTAGG GCTTCATTAACGCACGTACTTATTGCCTCTTATGGACTACTCAAACATA CACGGCTGGAGCcgaaaatttgtaaatacacAGATTTACGACTGTTTCACAACAGTGATTATGTGGCACAGTTATCAAAAAAAGTCGCACATAGTAAACCAAAGACCACAGCAAAAACTATACTAAATGACACCATAGAAGCAGAGTATGATTTAAGTAGTGATGATGATGACAAAGATTGTGCGTTGGAcaccacacatacacatatcgaGTATGGTTTGGGCTTCGATTGTCCCAGTTGGCGTGGCATGTGGGAATATGCTTGCACCGTTGCGGGTGGCACAATGAGCGCTTGTGCTGCATTATGCAAATATGGTAGCACAAACAACGGTGAACAAACTATAATTATTAATTGGACGGGTGGTTGGCATCATGCGCAGCGTGAACGTGCCGCCGGCTATTGCTACGTGAATGATATCGTTTTAGGTATCTTAGTGTTGCGCAGGCATTTCAAACGTGTGCTCTATATAGATTTGGATGCACATCATGGTGATGGTGTGCAGCAAGCGTTCGAAGTAACCAAACGTGTTTTTACGTTTTCTTTGCATCGTTATGAATGCGGTTACTACCCAGGCACAGGTGGTACAGATGATTGTGGCTTTGGTGATGGTAAAGGTTATGCAGCAAATTTCCCATATTGTAGTGGTATAGGCGGTAAAAACtactgcaaatattttaaacg TGTGTTGACAAAAATATTGCAGTCATACAAACCTGAGGTATGTGTAATACAGTGTGGCGCCGACGCCGTAGTTGGTGATCCACTTGGTGGTACAAATTTAACGCCAGCAGACTTGATTGAATGCGTGGAATTTGTATTAACCAGTAGCTTGCCAACAGTGCTTTTGGGTGGTGGCGGATATAATTTTACAAATGCTAGTCGTTTGTGGACACAGCTGACCGCAAGCTGCTGCGCCGTACAACTGTCAGAAGATATACCTGCTGATAATAgtgattttctaaaatatggTCCAGATTATAGTGTGCATGTTAAGGCTTCCAACTTCATGAAAGACAACAATAGCGCAGAGTACTTGGAAATGTGTGCAAATACTATTGAAG ATAATCTCGGGAAGTATAATGTAAACGCTGTATGA
- the LOC105219251 gene encoding host cell factor, which yields MQQMMESMDAAGSANETETPADAPVHMETDEPSEPAGITNAGNNNANTEGNIDNIASAETGATTTDDTNDNGNVNDNASQASDQHNGVSSSTDMPPPLPAGAAPVGENEAAATTPTGPPIDEEDAKWHTVGIYNGLNATVSSYIDNSIWSSSGLKLTSRNLPDLTTIQRINLEPGTAYRFRLRAINTCGASDWSEISSFKTCLPGFPGAPSAIKISKSSEGAHLTWEPPPSCVNSNEIIEYSVYLAVKPGKDKDGKPIGAGARLPAQLAFVRVYVGAANQCTVAHSSLATAHVDCSNKPAIIFRIAARNDKGYGPATQVRWLQDPVQSGSSPGSGLAGSAGSMQSPTRIKPELGSASPNKRFKGSGGASGGGRTVLP from the exons ATGCAGCAG ATGATGGAATCAATGGATGCTGCAGGTTCAGCTAATGAAACTGAAACACCAGCAGACGCACCTGTACACATGGAAACTGATGAACCGAGCGAGCCTGCTGGCATTACAAATGCAGGAAACAACAACGCCAATACTGAAGGCAATATCGATAATATTGCTAGTGCCGAAACTGGCGCAACAACTACTGACGACACGAATGATAATGGCAACGTAAATGACAACGCTAGTCAAGCTAGTGATCAACACAATGGTGTGTCTTCAAGCACCGATATGCCACCACCACTACCGGCTGGCGCTGCGCCTGTGGGTGAAAATGAAGCGGCTGCAACTACGCCTACGGGGCCACCAATCGACGAAGAAGATGCTAAGTGGCATACAGTAGGCATATATAATGGTCTCAATGCTACGGTTTCTTCGTACATTGATAACAGCATATGGTCGTCTTCGGGTTTAAAATTAACTTCTAGAAACTTACCGGATCTTACAACAATTCAACGCATTAATCTTGAGCCTGGCACGGCGTACCGTTTTCGTTTGCGCGCCATTAATACCTGTGGCGCTAGTGACTGGAGTGAGATATCAAGTTTCAAAACTTGTTTACCTGGTTTTCCAGGCGCACCATCGGCTattaaaatctcaaaatcaTCAGAAGGTGCTCATCTCACCTGGGAACCACCACCGAGCTGTGTAAATTCCAATGAAATCATCGAATATTCCGTTTATTTGGCAGTTAAACCCGGCAAAGATAAGGATGGTAAGCCGATTGGTGCTGGCGCACGTTTACCAGCTCAACTAGCATTTGTACGCGTCTATGTGGGTGCAGCTAATCAATGTACAGTGGCACATTCGTCTTTGGCGACAGCGCATGTAGATTGCTCAAACAAGCCAGCTATTATATTCCGCATTGCGGCGCGAAATGACAAAGGATACGGACCGGCGACGCAGGTCAGGTGGTTGCAGGACCCAGTACAGAGTGGCTCATCTCCGGGAAGTGGTTTGGCTGGCAGCGCAGGTAGCATGCAGTCGCCAACGCGTATCAAGCCGGAACTGGGAAGTGCATCGCCGAATAAACGTTTTAAAGGCAGTGGTGGAGCAAGTGGGGGTGGACGAACTGTTTTACCTTGA